In Primulina huaijiensis isolate GDHJ02 chromosome 6, ASM1229523v2, whole genome shotgun sequence, a single window of DNA contains:
- the LOC140978986 gene encoding putative pentatricopeptide repeat-containing protein At5g13230, mitochondrial encodes MLVRFQFERMIIRQRWYKVLQKWTQISRQSEDYFLISCMKFGFASFAALEQQPWSNNKLSSSIQESESHVYSRMLQHCIKNEQPMIGKLVHCEILKRGVCLDLFASNVLLNFYIKDGSLQEGVRLFDEMWKRNMVSFVTLIQGYSLFEEYGKAVKLFVRLHKEGHELNTFVFTTILKLVVSMELPEFGWCIHACVYKLGHDVDAFVGTGLIDAYSICGLVDNAKEVFNGIVRRDMVSWTGMVACYAENNCFEDALDLYNQMRMDGLQPNNFTFASVIKACLGLGAESVGKSIHGCILKTCYDMDQYVGVSLLDLYAGSGNIDDAQQVFREIPKDNVVPWSFMIARHSQCDRCEEALDLFLQMRKAFVCPNQFTLASVLQACASNESLGFGKQIHCLVVKNGLNTNVYVSNALMDVYAKCEEMEASMNLFSEFNDKNEVSWNTMIVGYVQLGDGEAAFQMFLNMCEEHVVATEVTYSSLLRACASLAALVAGCQIHSVVIKTLYNGDDSVSNALIDMYAKCGRIKDAQLIFDTMSQRDIVSWNSMISSYSMHGLGTEALQVYKDMLESGFTPNQLTFVGVLSACSNTGLLDQGQIYFTSMQEDHGIEPCMEHYTCMVSLLGRLGHLEKAVKMIDEIPSAPSVMVWRALLGACVAHKNVEIGKLAADRVLEMEPQDESSYVLLSNIYATAKRWDHVALVRKNMKKKRIKKEPGLSWIESQGIVHYFAVGDDSHEDIKLIRGMLEWLNVRSKREGYAPDNGVILLDVEEDEKGRLLWLHSERIALAFALTRMPAGSPIRIIKNLRTCADCHAAFKFISSFMHREIVIRDVNRYHHFQDGICSCHDYW; translated from the coding sequence ATGCTTGTTAGATTTCAGTTTGAACGTATGATCATTAGACAAAGATGGTACAAAGTATTGCAGAAATGGACGCAAATTTCGAGACAATCCGAGGATTACTTTTTAATCTCCTGTATGAAGTTTGGTTTCGCATCATTTGCTGCCTTGGAGCAACAGCCATGGAGCAACAACAAATTGTCATCCTCGATTCAAGAATCCGAGTCTCATGTATACTCTAGAATGCTCCAGCATTGCATAAAGAATGAGCAGCCCATGATAGGAAAACTCGTTCACTGCGAAATTCTGAAGAGGGGTGTCTGTTTGGATTTGTTTGCCTCCAATGTTTTACTTAATTTTTACATCAAAGATGGATCTTTGCAGGAAGGTGTTAGGCTGTTTGATGAAATGTGGAAGAGAAATATGGTTTCGTTTGTTACTTTGATTCAGGGTTACTCATTGTTTGAAGAGTATGGTAAGGCGGTGAAATTGTTCGTTAGGTTGCACAAAGAGGGACATGAGCTTAATACATTTGTGTTCACTACTATTTTGAAGTTAGTCGTGAGTATGGAGTTGCCAGAGTTTGGGTGGTGCATTCATGCTTGTGTTTATAAGCTTGGTCATGATGTTGATGCCTTTGTTGGCACTGGGCTAATTGATGCTTATTCAATTTGTGGCCTTGTGGATAATGCTAAGGAAGTCTTCAATGGAATTGTTCGAAGGGATATGGTGTCTTGGACCGGAATGGTTGCTTGTTACGCTGAGAACAATTGTTTTGAGGATGCATTGGATCTATATAACCAAATGAGGATGGATGGATTGCAACCCAATAATTTCACGTTCGCGAGTGTTATCAAGGCTTGTCTTGGTCTTGGGGCAGAAAGTGTTGGTAAAAGCATTCATGGTTGCATTTTAAAAACTTGTTATGATATGGATCAGTATGTGGGGGTTTCATTGCTTGACTTGTATGCGGGGTCCGGAAATATCGACGATGCTCAACAGGTATTCCGTGAGATCCCCAAGGATAATGTGGTTCCATGGAGTTTTATGATTGCTAGGCACTCACAGTGTGACCGGTGTGAGGAAGCTTTGGATTTGTTTCTTCAAATGAGGAAAGCCTTTGTTTGCCCCAACCAGTTCACTCTAGCTAGTGTTCTCCAAGCTTGCGCTAGTAATGAGAGCTTGGGATTCGGAAAACAAATCCACTGCCTTGTGGTAAAAAATGGACTTAATACCAATGTATATGTTTCAAATGCCCTCATGGATGTGTATGCTAAATGTGAAGAGATGGAGGCCTCGATGAATTTGTTTTCGGAGTTTAATGACAAAAACGAAGTATCATGGAATACAATGATTGTTGGATATGTCCAACTAGGAGATGGAGAGGCGGCCTTCCAAATGTTCTTGAATATGTGTGAAGAACATGTGGTAGCAACTGAAGTAACATATTCTAGCTTGCTTCGCGCATGCGCTAGCTTGGCTGCCTTGGTTGCTGGCTGTCAGATTCATTCAGTGGTTATTAAAACCTTGTATAATGGGGATGATTCTGTGAGCAATGCTCTTATTGATATGTATGCAAAGTGTGGGCGGATTAAAGATGCTCAATTGATCTTCGATACTATGAGCCAGAGGGACATTGTTTCTTGGAATTCTATGATATCATCATACTCGATGCATGGTCTAGGTACTGAGGCTCTACAAGTTTACAAAGATATGTTAGAATCAGGATTCACACCAAATCAACTTACCTTTGTAGGTGTACTTTCTGCATGTAGCAATACAGGATTGTTAGATCAAGGCCAAATTTATTTTACGTCCATGCAAGAGGACCATGGTATTGAACCATGCATGGAGCATTATACCTGTATGGTATCATTATTGGGGCGATTAGGCCACCTCGAGAAGGCTGTAAAGATGATAGATGAAATTCCATCTGCACCTAGTGTTATGGTATGGCGTGCTTTACTAGGGGCTTGTGTTGCACACAAAAATGTCGAGATTGGAAAATTAGCTGCGGATCGTGTGCTGGAGATGGAACCGCAAGATGAATCAAGCTATGTGTTACTGTCAAACATATACGCCACAGCAAAAAGATGGGATCATGTTGCTCTCGTAAGAAAAAACATGAAGAAGAAGCGAATAAAGAAAGAACCTGGACTCAGTTGGATTGAGAGCCAGGGAATAGTACACTATTTTGCAGTTGGAGATGATTCACATGAAGACATAAAACTGATTCGTGGAATGCTTGAATGGTTGAATGTTAGAAGCAAGAGGGAAGGTTATGCTCCTGATAATGGTGTTATTTTACTTGATGTGGAAGAGGATGAAAAGGGCCGCCTCTTGTGGCTACACAGCGAAAGGATAGCTTTAGCCTTTGCACTTACCAGAATGCCAGCAGGAAGCCCTATTCGTATAATCAAGAACCTACGAACATGCGCAGATTGCCATGCAGCATTTAAGTTTATATCATCGTTTATGCACAGAGAAATTGTTATCAGAGATGTAAACCGATACCATCACTTTCAAGATGGTATTTGCTCCTGCCACGATTATTGGTGA